A stretch of Porites lutea chromosome 5, jaPorLute2.1, whole genome shotgun sequence DNA encodes these proteins:
- the LOC140938841 gene encoding uncharacterized protein isoform X2 → MPIPADIDNLIQEVSPLYHEEYIKKWIVHSCEVKGCQNNVVLDGNFDNNRECCMAKTSGFLKYDSLPGEITTGCTKTPKLGQRFCKDHCQDHQELDRNSEEMNLEDAVNEFGTTLGPVLRSTQKKTVEKQWGQVAAIMDKKSLRNRTFYKVKWIGDGNQETWEPECNVPKTMVEEFEKGVQEPTVFCQEIDKKFGVTTMTSVKVKTRDERPMKRRKVCDAVDENRSIYQETPHDRVEKCNTEKSKHYQRKNFRTAERICYDDACHLKKYCMNPKRKCLTTVTERLSNMDMVIDKMHFRNHVDKWCKANCNPYDRSDLDGVDTEICEQTFSWLSQYGKITRHMNQHRFLFYILNVCELRNRRVERKHSVS, encoded by the exons ATGCCTATACCAGCCGATATAGACAACCTTATTCAAGAAGTGTCTCCTCTCTATCACGAAGAATATATAAAAAAGTGGAttg TACATAGCTGTGAAGTGAAAGGATGTCAAAATAATGTAGTGTTGGACGGGAATTTTGACAACAACCGTGAGTGTTGTATGGCCAAAACAAGTGGCTTTTTGAAGTACGATTCCTTACCTGGGGAAATTACCACAGGGTGTACGAAGACTCCTAAGCTGGGCCAACGTTTTTGCAAGGACCATTGTCAAGATCATCAGGAGTTGGACAGAAATTCAGAGGAAATGAATTTGGAAGATGCTGTGAATGAATTTGGCACTACATTGGGTCCAGTCTTAAGAAGCACTCAAAAGAAAACTGTGGAGAAGCAATGGGGTCAGGTTGCAGCAATAATGGACAAGAAAAGTCTTCGAAATAGGACCTTTTACAAG GTAAAATGGATAGGTGATGGCAATCAAGAAACATGGGAACCAGAGTGCAATGTGCCAAAGACCATGGTggaagaatttgaaaaaggtgTGCAGGAGCCAACTGTATTTTGTCAGGAAATAGACAAGAAGTTTGGAGTAACTACAATGACTAGTGTAAAAGTTAAAACACGTGATGAAAGACCaatgaaaaggagaaaagtatGTGATGCTGTGGATGAAAACAG ATCCATTTATCAAGAAACACCCCATGATCGTGTTGAAAAATGTAATACAGAGAAATCCAAACATtaccaaaggaaaaattttaGAACTGCAg AACGAATTTGCTATGATGATGCCTGTCATTTAAAGAAATACTGCATGAATCCAAAAAGGAAATGCTTAACAACTGTTACAGAGAGACTTTCAAATATGGACATGGTGATTGACAAGATGCACTTCCGAAATCATGTGGACAAATGGTGCAAGGCAAACTGCAACCCATATGATCGTAGCGACCTGGATGGC gttgaCACTGAAATCTGTGAGCAGACGTTTTCATGGCTGTCCCAGTATGGAAAAATCACACGTCACATGAATCAGCATCGTTTCTTATTTTATATACTTAATGTTTGTGAGTTAAGAAACAGGCGCGTGGAAAGAAAACACAGTGTCAGTTAA
- the LOC140938841 gene encoding uncharacterized protein isoform X1, translating to MPIPADIDNLIQEVSPLYHEEYIKKWIVHSCEVKGCQNNVVLDGNFDNNRECCMAKTSGFLKYDSLPGEITTGCTKTPKLGQRFCKDHCQDHQELDRNSEEMNLEDAVNEFGTTLGPVLRSTQKKTVEKQWGQVAAIMDKKSLRNRTFYKVKWIGDGNQETWEPECNVPKTMVEEFEKGVQEPTVFCQEIDKKFGVTTMTSVKVKTRDERPMKRRKVCDAVDENRSIYQETPHDRVEKCNTEKSKHYQRKNFRTAGTFFGMKPCGIILFVYELFISESKSQVYGILHDVFSKWRLESIERICYDDACHLKKYCMNPKRKCLTTVTERLSNMDMVIDKMHFRNHVDKWCKANCNPYDRSDLDGVDTEICEQTFSWLSQYGKITRHMNQHRFLFYILNVCELRNRRVERKHSVS from the exons ATGCCTATACCAGCCGATATAGACAACCTTATTCAAGAAGTGTCTCCTCTCTATCACGAAGAATATATAAAAAAGTGGAttg TACATAGCTGTGAAGTGAAAGGATGTCAAAATAATGTAGTGTTGGACGGGAATTTTGACAACAACCGTGAGTGTTGTATGGCCAAAACAAGTGGCTTTTTGAAGTACGATTCCTTACCTGGGGAAATTACCACAGGGTGTACGAAGACTCCTAAGCTGGGCCAACGTTTTTGCAAGGACCATTGTCAAGATCATCAGGAGTTGGACAGAAATTCAGAGGAAATGAATTTGGAAGATGCTGTGAATGAATTTGGCACTACATTGGGTCCAGTCTTAAGAAGCACTCAAAAGAAAACTGTGGAGAAGCAATGGGGTCAGGTTGCAGCAATAATGGACAAGAAAAGTCTTCGAAATAGGACCTTTTACAAG GTAAAATGGATAGGTGATGGCAATCAAGAAACATGGGAACCAGAGTGCAATGTGCCAAAGACCATGGTggaagaatttgaaaaaggtgTGCAGGAGCCAACTGTATTTTGTCAGGAAATAGACAAGAAGTTTGGAGTAACTACAATGACTAGTGTAAAAGTTAAAACACGTGATGAAAGACCaatgaaaaggagaaaagtatGTGATGCTGTGGATGAAAACAG ATCCATTTATCAAGAAACACCCCATGATCGTGTTGAAAAATGTAATACAGAGAAATCCAAACATtaccaaaggaaaaattttaGAACTGCAg GAACGTTCTTTGGTATGAAGCCGTGTGGTATTATATTATTTGTGTACGAATTATTCATAAGTGAATCCAAGTCACAAGTGTATGGCATACTACATGACGTGTTCAGCAAATGGAGGTTAGAAAGCATTG AACGAATTTGCTATGATGATGCCTGTCATTTAAAGAAATACTGCATGAATCCAAAAAGGAAATGCTTAACAACTGTTACAGAGAGACTTTCAAATATGGACATGGTGATTGACAAGATGCACTTCCGAAATCATGTGGACAAATGGTGCAAGGCAAACTGCAACCCATATGATCGTAGCGACCTGGATGGC gttgaCACTGAAATCTGTGAGCAGACGTTTTCATGGCTGTCCCAGTATGGAAAAATCACACGTCACATGAATCAGCATCGTTTCTTATTTTATATACTTAATGTTTGTGAGTTAAGAAACAGGCGCGTGGAAAGAAAACACAGTGTCAGTTAA
- the LOC140936625 gene encoding fibroblast growth factor receptor 2-like yields MLLEVPHERVTIMEELGRGAFGRVYRSVMKGLPEKNTSSKPKDHSLDSHKGRIVATKVLPENATEEDKRQLVQEIELMKEVGTHRNIVSMLGYWIQSHPIMLIMEYVPNGDLLQWLRKKRQQSRQSDVVERLKPPVPERPIAKLVSKNLQTKDVLDENLKEENRERNNEESGKDGGYHSSGTKEIKIDLDDVETGILINDAPRSEMKPSCLNLGYEDDKEEEEREDVNTSFHQIERRKGSVTSVMVLPSISIAHLSKEKELTPAEPLRNVEEKITIEKEEGSCEGKEDDEEDLSGKEVLCYAWQIAKGMEYLASKGFIHRDLAARNILLGEDRAVKIADFGLLRHANESEIYEVTSVHKLPMKWMAPEALESGIFTFKTDVWSFGVVLWELATMGGTPYPGISPMRLCSLLKSGYRMEKPNTCSDEIYKLMMDCWKEDPNERPSFAQLIPILEEMMTEDTPYYYFRLLDQSQPCYREASASNTSKTSTLDTKL; encoded by the exons ATGTTGCTGGAAGTCCCACACGAACGGGTTACTATCATGGAGGAACTGGGACGAGGCGCTTTTGGAAGAGTTTATAGGAGCGTAATGAAGGGGTTACCTGAAAAGAATACATCCTCCAAACCCAAGGATCACAGTTTGGATTCGCATAAGGGACGTATTGTTGCTACAAAAGTTCTACCAG aaaATGCCACGGAGGAGGACAAACGGCAGTTAGTTCAGGAAATCGAGCTGATGAAGGAAGTCGGAACACACCGTAATATTGTGAGCATGCTCGGCTACTGGATCCAATCACATCCCATCATGTTAATCATGGAATATGTTCCTAACGGAGATCTTCTTCAGTGgctcagaaaaaaaaggcaacag AGTCGTCAAAGTGATGTCGTTGAAAGGCTTAAGCCTCCTGTTCCTGAGAGGCCGATCGCGAAATTGGTGTCCAAGAACCTGCAAACAAAAGATGTCCTGGATGAAAACCTGAAAGAGGAGAACAGGGAAAGAAATAATGAAGAAAGTGGAAAAGACGGTGGTTACCATTCCAGCGGGACGAAGGAAATTAAAATCGACCTGGACGACGTTGAAACAGGAATTTTAATCAACGATGCTCCTCGATCTGAGATGAAACCTTCTTGCTTAAACCTTGGTTACGAAGATGacaaggaggaagaagaaagagaagatgTCAACACGTCATTTCATCAAATTGAACGGCGAAAGGGGTCGGTTACGTCGGTGATGGTGCTACCTTCGATCAGTATTGCCCATCTCTCCAAAGAAAAAGAGCTCACTCCCGCTGAGCCTTTGAGAAACGTCGAAGAAAAGATCACCATCGAGAAAGAAGAAGGCAGCTGTGAGGGCaaggaagatgatgaagaagacCTTTCTGGGAAAGAAGTTCTTTGTTATGCTTGGCAGATTGCTAAAGGGATG GAATACTTGGCCAGCAAAGGATTCATTCATCGTGACCTGGCAGCCCGTAATATCCTACTTGGTGAGGACAGAGCGGTGAAGATTGCCGATTTTGGTTTGTTACGCCACGCAAATGAGAGTGAGATATACGAAGTTACAAGCGTACACAAGCTACCAATGAAATGGATGGCACCTGAAGCGTTGGAGAGCGGCATTTTTACTTTCAAGACTGACGT ATGGTCTTTTGGAGTTGTTTTGTGGGAACTAGCCACCATGG ggGGTACTCCATACCCTGGGATAAGCCCTATGAGGTTATGCAGTTTACTTAAATCTGGATATCGGATGGAGAAACCCAACACGTGCAGCGATGAAAT ATACAAATTGATGATGGACTGCTGGAAGGAGGATCCAAATGAACGACCCTCATTCGCTCAACTAATACCGATACTGGAAGAGATGATGACAGAAGATACCCCTTACTATTATTTCAGACTATTGGATCAGAGCCAGCCATGTTACCGTGAGGCATCCGCTTCTAACACCAGTAAAACTAGTACTCTCGATACGAAGCTGTAA